The Flaviramulus sp. BrNp1-15 genome has a window encoding:
- the ribB gene encoding 3,4-dihydroxy-2-butanone-4-phosphate synthase — MIAETMTQKKASKFKLNTIHEAIDDIRNGKVIIVVDDENRENEGDFLAAADKVTPEMINFMATHGRGLICAPLTETRCKELELNMMVRNNTDPMETAFTVSVDLRGHGVTTGISASDRAKTVKALINDNTKPFDLARPGHIFPLVAKEGGVLRRTGHTEAAIDFARLAGLQPAGVIVEIMNEDGSMARLPELYEVAKKLDLKIVSIEDLVAYRMQHDSLIEKKEDFQIETRFGSFRLRAYKQTTNNQIHIALTKGIWKDNEEVLTRINSTLINNDILGTLTNNIDVQLDNMFKVINDEGKGAIIFINQESQSMNILNRLSFLKENQQPSKIVKAPRINMDNRDFGIGAQILHDLNIHKLRLISNTEQTKRVGLIGYGLEIVDYVKY, encoded by the coding sequence ATGATTGCAGAAACCATGACACAAAAAAAAGCTTCGAAGTTTAAATTAAATACTATACATGAGGCTATTGACGATATAAGAAACGGAAAAGTTATTATTGTTGTTGATGATGAAAACCGTGAAAATGAAGGTGATTTTTTAGCTGCTGCCGATAAAGTAACTCCAGAAATGATAAACTTTATGGCAACTCATGGTAGAGGCCTTATTTGTGCCCCTTTAACTGAAACCAGATGTAAAGAACTCGAACTTAATATGATGGTGCGTAATAATACCGACCCAATGGAAACTGCCTTTACAGTATCTGTTGATTTAAGAGGACATGGTGTTACTACAGGTATTTCTGCAAGCGATAGAGCAAAAACGGTTAAAGCCCTTATTAATGATAATACAAAACCTTTTGATTTAGCAAGACCTGGACATATCTTTCCTTTAGTAGCTAAAGAAGGTGGTGTTTTAAGACGTACAGGACATACAGAAGCTGCTATAGACTTTGCAAGATTAGCAGGATTACAACCTGCTGGTGTGATTGTAGAAATCATGAATGAAGATGGTTCTATGGCACGCTTGCCAGAACTTTATGAGGTTGCTAAAAAACTTGATTTAAAAATAGTATCTATTGAAGATTTAGTTGCATACAGAATGCAACATGACTCTTTAATTGAGAAAAAAGAAGATTTTCAAATAGAAACTCGTTTTGGAAGCTTTAGATTAAGAGCTTACAAACAAACCACTAATAATCAAATACATATTGCTTTAACAAAAGGTATTTGGAAAGACAATGAAGAAGTTTTAACTCGCATAAACTCTACATTGATAAATAACGATATTTTAGGTACACTAACTAATAATATAGATGTACAATTAGATAATATGTTTAAAGTTATTAATGATGAAGGTAAAGGTGCTATTATCTTTATTAATCAAGAATCTCAATCTATGAATATCTTGAACAGATTGTCTTTTTTAAAAGAGAACCAACAACCTAGCAAAATTGTAAAAGCACCCAGAATTAATATGGACAATAGAGATTTTGGTATTGGTGCGCAAATACTTCATGATTTAAACATACATAAGCTTCGTTTAATTTCTAATACAGAACAAACTAAACGTGTTGGTTTAATTGGTTATGGTTTAGAAATTGTTGATTATGTGAAGTATTAA
- a CDS encoding LptF/LptG family permease — MFVILMLIFVLQTIWLYIKELAGKDLDIMVIVKFLVYFMPKLIPLVLPLTILLASIMVFGSFAENYEFAAMKSTGISLQRAMSGLSVFIVILAVITFFFSNNVIPWAELNSYNLRRNIAKLKPAMAIAEGQFNEIGAYNIKAEKKKGDKFLENVTIHIKGSNNQTNATVIKSKTGEFESNENSNVLKLILLDGHYYHDVSPKDRKAQNKKPFAKSSFEKKIINIDLSQLNNVDFDEKSQTDKYNMLDVVGLNKTIDSLVKKSEEDHESFAKNLLQRSSLVNTKLKDDSPKVKDSVYLGSLLDAFDTKKKVELLDVTIRSLSSSKQIITSKETTLKNSKEWLNRHIISLHEKFALGFACIILFFVGAPLGALIRKGGIGLPMVIAIILFLTYHFIGIFATNSAKKGGFNPILASWFSTLIMLPLSIFLTKRATADKSLFDFDSIIEPLKKAFKIKEKNSVDYRFLGSYKNEELINVINNYESLGHDEACRYEALKVLENRGNSISELRQIGLTINKDYDASETIISSDYKPHSKFAIVLYAIGIVLLILHFVFKNNKLPSLASASIQLSIMSLVLFVIYYIKSLFNIFKFYTQIKKKEKKPNLFLLILGFPLYMITYMFLNEKIKEDLKLNCLESLK, encoded by the coding sequence GTGTTTGTTATTCTCATGCTGATATTTGTTTTACAAACCATTTGGCTTTATATAAAAGAGCTGGCTGGTAAAGATTTAGATATTATGGTTATTGTTAAGTTTTTGGTATACTTCATGCCAAAGCTTATTCCATTAGTATTACCACTTACTATACTTTTAGCATCCATTATGGTTTTTGGTAGTTTTGCCGAAAACTATGAGTTTGCAGCTATGAAATCTACGGGTATTTCATTACAGCGTGCCATGTCTGGACTAAGCGTTTTTATTGTAATACTAGCAGTAATTACCTTTTTCTTTTCAAATAATGTTATTCCTTGGGCAGAACTTAATTCTTATAATTTACGAAGAAATATTGCCAAATTAAAACCAGCTATGGCTATAGCAGAAGGACAATTTAACGAAATTGGAGCTTATAATATTAAAGCAGAAAAGAAAAAAGGCGATAAATTTTTAGAAAATGTTACTATTCATATAAAAGGTAGTAATAATCAAACAAATGCAACAGTTATAAAATCTAAAACAGGTGAGTTTGAAAGTAATGAAAATTCAAATGTTTTAAAGCTTATTCTTTTAGATGGTCATTATTATCATGATGTGTCTCCAAAAGATAGAAAGGCCCAAAACAAAAAACCTTTTGCAAAAAGTAGCTTTGAAAAGAAGATTATAAATATTGACTTATCTCAATTAAACAACGTAGATTTTGACGAAAAATCTCAAACTGATAAATACAACATGCTAGATGTTGTTGGGTTAAATAAAACTATAGATTCTCTTGTTAAAAAAAGTGAAGAAGATCATGAGTCATTCGCCAAAAATTTACTGCAAAGATCCAGTCTTGTAAATACAAAACTAAAAGATGATAGCCCTAAAGTTAAAGACTCTGTTTATTTAGGAAGTTTACTAGATGCTTTTGATACAAAAAAGAAAGTTGAACTACTCGATGTAACTATAAGATCATTATCTAGTTCTAAACAAATTATAACTTCAAAAGAAACTACTTTAAAAAATTCTAAAGAGTGGTTAAACAGACACATTATTTCTTTACATGAAAAATTTGCTTTAGGCTTTGCTTGTATAATTCTATTTTTTGTTGGTGCGCCATTGGGTGCCTTAATACGCAAAGGTGGTATTGGTTTGCCCATGGTAATTGCTATAATTTTATTTTTAACCTATCACTTTATAGGAATTTTTGCAACTAACAGTGCTAAAAAAGGAGGTTTTAACCCCATACTAGCCAGCTGGTTTTCTACGCTTATTATGTTGCCTCTAAGTATATTTTTAACTAAAAGAGCTACCGCAGATAAAAGTTTATTTGATTTTGACAGTATTATTGAGCCATTAAAAAAGGCTTTTAAAATTAAAGAGAAAAATAGTGTTGATTACAGATTTTTAGGTTCATACAAAAATGAAGAACTTATTAATGTAATAAATAACTATGAATCACTTGGTCATGATGAAGCCTGTAGATATGAAGCCTTAAAAGTTTTAGAAAATAGAGGTAATTCCATATCAGAATTAAGACAAATAGGTTTAACTATAAATAAAGATTATGATGCTTCTGAAACTATTATAAGTTCAGATTATAAACCACATAGTAAATTTGCAATTGTTTTATACGCTATAGGCATTGTATTACTTATCCTCCACTTTGTTTTTAAAAATAATAAATTGCCATCATTGGCATCGGCATCTATACAACTTAGTATTATGTCTTTAGTATTATTTGTAATTTATTATATTAAATCTTTATTCAATATTTTTAAGTTTTATACACAAATAAAAAAGAAAGAAAAAAAACCAAATCTTTTCCTTTTAATATTAGGGTTCCCTTTATATATGATTACCTATATGTTTTTAAATGAAAAAATAAAGGAAGACTTAAAACTAAATTGTTTAGAATCTTTAAAATAA
- a CDS encoding outer membrane lipoprotein carrier protein LolA: MKKFITLLLITLSVNIFAQNKGKALLNEVSEKVKSYENISIDFKYTLENISENIKQETKGDVIMEGEKYRLNILGVTRLFDGKTLYSISTEDEEVTISSDNEDENDAITPSKMLSFYEDGYMYELDIVQNINGRKIQYVKLIPIDSDSEIKNILLGVDTQTKHIYNLIQIGKNGTKTTLTVNSFKTNEPISKTLFTFDANKYKDFYINKLD; encoded by the coding sequence ATGAAAAAATTTATAACACTATTATTAATTACTCTTTCTGTTAACATTTTTGCCCAAAACAAAGGCAAAGCTTTATTAAATGAAGTTTCAGAAAAGGTGAAGAGTTATGAAAATATTTCAATCGATTTTAAATATACCTTAGAAAACATTTCAGAAAACATTAAGCAAGAAACCAAAGGAGATGTGATAATGGAAGGTGAAAAATACAGATTAAATATTCTTGGAGTTACACGTTTATTTGATGGTAAAACCTTATACAGCATTAGTACCGAAGATGAAGAAGTTACTATTTCATCTGATAATGAAGATGAAAATGATGCTATTACACCAAGTAAAATGTTGTCATTTTATGAAGATGGATACATGTATGAACTTGATATTGTACAGAACATAAACGGTAGAAAAATTCAGTATGTAAAATTAATACCTATAGATTCTGATTCTGAAATTAAAAATATTCTTTTGGGTGTCGATACTCAAACAAAACATATTTACAATTTAATTCAAATTGGAAAAAACGGTACAAAAACAACACTTACTGTAAATTCTTTTAAAACAAATGAACCTATATCAAAAACCTTATTTACCTTTGATGCCAATAAATACAAAGATTTTTACATCAATAAATTAGATTAG
- a CDS encoding DNA translocase FtsK yields MAKSKPKTKKAPREKIKMPGFNLSSQQKLVLGSFLVIFGILLCIAFISFFFTGEADQSSLSEFTNRDTETQNWLSKSGAWLSDFFIQRGFGISSFIFSGLIFLSGVYVLMNLNKSKLRKHWFWGILIIIWLSILFGFFKDKSDILGGTIGYEVNTFLQDYIGKIGTSLLLLFGLITYLAIRFKVTFESITRLFKSAKKDIKDEFSDLKGETIIPLDNNLSEEAEAIKTAFDIPLDDTAPTKQEKTKIKTKVESAPLEVNVAKEEEEPELEIKVEDVKEEGSETDNLANKLVEDFGQFDPTLELAKYQFPTLDLLKKYDTEGITINQDELEENKNKIVETLSNYKIGIASIKATIGPTVTLYEIVPEAGIRISKIKNLEDDIALSLSALGIRIIAPIPGKGTIGIEVPNKNSTIVSMRSVIASKKFQNSEMQLPIALGKTISNETFVVDLAKMPHLLMAGATGQGKSVGLNAVLTSLLYKKHPAEVKFILVDPKKVELTLFNRIERHYLAKLPDSEEAIITDNTKVINTLNSLCIEMDNRYELLKNAMCRNIAEYNAKFKARKLNPNDGHQYLPYIVLVVDEFADLIMTAGKEVETPIARLAQLARAIGIHLIIATQRPSVNVITGIIKANFPARIAFRVTSKIDSRTILDGSGADQLIGRGDMLYTQGNDMIRIQCAFVDTPEVERITDYIGSQKAYPEAYMLPEYVGEESGTSLDIDISDRDKLFKDAAIVIVTAQQGSASLLQRKLKLGYNRAGRLIDQLEAAGIVGSFEGSKARQVLVPDLTALDQLLENEI; encoded by the coding sequence ATGGCTAAAAGTAAACCCAAGACTAAAAAAGCACCTAGAGAAAAAATTAAAATGCCTGGTTTTAACCTATCTAGCCAACAAAAATTGGTGTTAGGTAGCTTTCTGGTAATTTTTGGTATTTTACTTTGTATTGCTTTTATATCATTCTTTTTTACTGGTGAAGCAGACCAAAGTAGCTTATCTGAATTCACAAACAGAGATACAGAAACACAAAACTGGTTAAGTAAATCTGGGGCTTGGTTAAGCGACTTTTTTATTCAACGAGGTTTTGGTATTTCATCATTTATATTTTCTGGATTAATTTTCCTGTCTGGTGTTTATGTTTTAATGAACCTAAATAAATCAAAGCTTAGAAAACACTGGTTTTGGGGTATTTTAATTATAATTTGGCTATCCATTCTTTTTGGCTTTTTTAAAGACAAAAGCGATATTCTAGGAGGTACTATTGGCTATGAAGTTAATACATTTCTACAGGATTACATTGGCAAAATTGGCACTTCCCTCCTGCTTTTGTTTGGATTAATTACTTATTTAGCTATTAGATTTAAAGTAACTTTTGAAAGCATAACAAGACTTTTTAAATCGGCAAAAAAAGATATTAAAGATGAATTTTCAGATTTAAAAGGTGAAACTATCATTCCTTTGGATAATAACCTTTCTGAAGAAGCCGAAGCTATTAAAACTGCTTTCGATATTCCTTTAGATGATACAGCACCAACAAAACAAGAAAAGACCAAAATAAAAACTAAAGTTGAATCTGCTCCTCTAGAAGTTAATGTTGCTAAAGAAGAGGAAGAACCTGAGTTAGAAATAAAAGTTGAAGATGTAAAAGAAGAAGGTTCTGAAACTGATAACCTTGCAAATAAACTAGTTGAAGATTTCGGGCAGTTTGACCCAACACTAGAATTAGCTAAATATCAATTCCCTACGCTTGACTTATTAAAAAAATATGATACCGAAGGTATTACCATAAACCAAGACGAACTTGAAGAAAACAAAAACAAAATTGTTGAAACTTTAAGTAATTATAAAATTGGTATTGCAAGTATAAAAGCCACTATTGGACCAACAGTTACACTATATGAAATTGTTCCTGAAGCAGGTATTAGAATTTCTAAAATCAAGAATTTAGAAGATGATATTGCTTTGTCACTTTCTGCATTAGGTATTCGTATTATTGCTCCAATACCAGGTAAAGGAACCATAGGTATAGAAGTGCCTAATAAGAATTCTACTATAGTTTCCATGCGCTCTGTAATTGCATCAAAGAAATTTCAAAACTCAGAAATGCAACTTCCTATTGCTTTAGGAAAAACCATAAGCAACGAAACTTTTGTGGTAGATTTAGCAAAAATGCCTCACTTGCTTATGGCAGGTGCTACCGGACAAGGTAAATCGGTAGGATTGAATGCTGTTTTAACTTCGTTACTTTATAAAAAACATCCTGCTGAGGTGAAATTTATTTTAGTTGACCCTAAAAAAGTAGAGTTAACGCTTTTTAATAGAATTGAACGTCATTATTTAGCAAAACTTCCAGACAGTGAAGAAGCTATTATAACAGACAACACTAAAGTTATCAATACATTAAACTCACTTTGTATTGAAATGGATAACCGCTACGAACTTCTTAAAAATGCGATGTGTAGAAACATTGCAGAGTATAATGCTAAGTTTAAAGCCAGAAAATTAAATCCGAATGATGGTCATCAATATTTACCTTACATTGTTTTGGTAGTTGATGAGTTTGCAGATTTAATAATGACTGCTGGTAAAGAGGTTGAAACTCCAATTGCTCGATTAGCGCAATTAGCTCGTGCTATTGGTATTCACTTAATTATTGCTACGCAACGTCCGTCAGTTAATGTTATTACAGGTATTATAAAAGCTAATTTCCCTGCTCGTATTGCCTTTAGAGTAACGTCTAAAATAGATTCGAGAACAATTTTAGATGGCTCTGGAGCAGACCAACTTATAGGTCGTGGAGATATGCTTTACACCCAAGGTAATGATATGATTCGTATACAATGTGCATTTGTAGATACTCCAGAAGTTGAAAGGATTACAGATTATATTGGTTCGCAAAAAGCTTATCCTGAAGCTTATATGTTACCCGAATATGTTGGCGAAGAAAGTGGCACAAGTCTTGATATAGACATATCAGATAGAGATAAACTGTTTAAAGATGCAGCTATAGTTATTGTAACGGCGCAACAAGGTTCTGCCTCTTTATTGCAAAGAAAATTAAAATTGGGTTACAATAGAGCTGGTAGATTAATCGATCAATTGGAAGCCGCAGGAATTGTTGGATCTTTTGAAGGTAGTAAAGCTAGACAAGTTTTAGTTCCAGATTTAACAGCTCTCGATCAACTTTTAGAAAACGAAATATAA
- a CDS encoding diacylglycerol kinase — protein MSKKESFLVNRLKSVGYAFKGMLLLLKNEASIKIQFVIALLVTAAGFYFNISSNEWIIQFLAIGLVMSIEGINTAIEEIANFIHPGHHEKIGLIKDIAAGAVFIASVFAVIIGFIIYLPKIF, from the coding sequence ATGTCTAAAAAAGAATCTTTCTTGGTCAACCGGCTAAAGAGTGTAGGGTATGCTTTTAAAGGTATGCTTTTACTCCTAAAAAATGAAGCTAGTATTAAAATACAATTTGTCATTGCTTTATTAGTTACGGCTGCGGGTTTTTATTTTAATATTTCTTCAAATGAATGGATTATACAATTTTTAGCCATTGGTTTAGTTATGAGTATTGAAGGTATAAACACAGCCATAGAAGAAATTGCAAATTTTATTCATCCAGGGCATCACGAAAAAATAGGTTTAATAAAAGATATTGCAGCGGGAGCAGTTTTTATTGCTTCTGTTTTTGCTGTAATTATTGGCTTTATAATTTATCTTCCAAAGATTTTTTAA
- the tpx gene encoding thiol peroxidase: MATVTLKGNKIQTSGNLPNIGSKAPDFKLTATDLSTKNLNDFAGSKVVLNVFPSIDTGTCAQSVREFNREASELENTKVLCISHDLPFAHARFCGAEGLDNVISLSDYKDGSFGKAYGLNFINGPLEALHSRCVIVLDENGTVLYTEQVGEIVDEPNYKAALEALYS; the protein is encoded by the coding sequence ATGGCAACAGTTACATTAAAAGGAAATAAAATACAAACTTCTGGAAACCTACCTAACATAGGATCAAAAGCACCAGATTTTAAATTAACAGCAACAGATTTATCAACAAAAAATTTAAACGATTTTGCTGGAAGTAAAGTTGTTTTAAATGTTTTCCCAAGTATAGACACTGGTACCTGTGCACAATCTGTTAGAGAATTTAATAGAGAAGCTAGCGAATTAGAAAACACAAAAGTACTTTGTATATCGCACGATTTACCGTTTGCACATGCTCGTTTTTGTGGTGCCGAAGGGTTAGATAATGTAATTAGCTTATCAGATTATAAAGATGGTAGCTTTGGTAAAGCATATGGTTTAAACTTTATTAATGGACCATTAGAAGCTTTACATTCTAGATGTGTTATTGTTTTAGATGAAAATGGTACCGTTTTATATACAGAACAAGTTGGAGAAATTGTAGACGAACCAAATTACAAAGCAGCTTTGGAAGCTCTATATTCTTAA
- the katG gene encoding catalase/peroxidase HPI, translating into MENYNQSKGSQDQSNVWEINDSDASQCPFLSGTQKRTAGGGTRNRDWWPNELKLNILRQHDTKSSPMDDDFDYAKEFSSVNFAELKQDVINLMTDSQDWWPADYGHYGPFMIRMAWHSAGTYRVGDGRGGAGSGTQRFAPLNSWPDNGNLDKARLLLWPVKKKYGKKVSWADLMVLAGNCALESMGFKTFGFAGGREDVWQPEEDVYWGSETGWLDNDDRYDTSDGDLEGHLGAAHMGLIYVNPEGPNGEPDPLKSAHDIKITFGRMAMNDEETVALVAGGHTFGKAHGAADAEKYVGPEPHGASIEEMSTGWKNTFGTGVLDDTITSGLEGAWTPHPTRWDDEYFDVLLNYDWELTKSPAGAHQWTPTADSHARMAPKAGDPNGKQALMMSTADMALKMDPTYLEISKRFHKDHKAFEEAFARAWYKLTHRDMGPVDRYLGPEVPKEELLWQDPVPKVNYKLSDSDIESLKKMILASGLSISQLVTTAWASASTFRGSDKRGGANGARIRLKPQRHWEVNNPAELQKVLNVYEGIQKEFSGTVSIADLIVLGGVAAVEEAAGNAGYNIKVPFSQGRGDASQEQTDLESFGYLEPLADGFRNYMRSDVQVAAEDLLVDRANLMTLSIPEMTALVGGMRVLGANYDGSDYGVFTNKVGSLTNDFFSNILDFAITWSATSEDDRFFEGKDRRTGEVKFKGTRADLIFGSNTELRAVAEVYGANDGEEKFVKDFVAAWAKVMDLDRFDLK; encoded by the coding sequence ATGGAAAATTACAATCAATCTAAAGGCTCTCAAGATCAAAGTAATGTTTGGGAGATAAATGATTCAGATGCAAGTCAGTGTCCGTTTTTAAGTGGTACTCAAAAGCGAACAGCAGGAGGTGGTACAAGAAATCGCGACTGGTGGCCAAATGAATTAAAGTTGAATATTTTACGTCAACATGATACTAAGTCTAGTCCAATGGACGATGATTTTGATTATGCTAAAGAATTCAGCAGTGTAAACTTTGCTGAACTTAAACAAGATGTTATCAATTTAATGACCGATTCGCAAGATTGGTGGCCTGCAGATTATGGACATTATGGACCATTTATGATTCGTATGGCGTGGCACAGTGCAGGTACTTATCGTGTTGGTGATGGTCGTGGAGGTGCAGGTTCTGGAACACAGCGTTTTGCTCCTTTAAATAGTTGGCCAGATAATGGAAATTTAGATAAAGCACGTTTATTATTATGGCCTGTTAAAAAGAAATATGGAAAAAAAGTTTCTTGGGCAGATTTAATGGTTCTTGCGGGTAACTGTGCATTAGAATCTATGGGCTTTAAAACTTTTGGATTTGCAGGAGGTCGTGAAGACGTATGGCAACCAGAAGAAGATGTTTATTGGGGTTCTGAAACAGGATGGTTAGATAATGATGATCGTTACGATACAAGTGATGGAGATTTAGAAGGACATCTAGGTGCTGCACACATGGGGTTAATTTATGTAAACCCTGAAGGACCAAACGGAGAACCAGACCCTTTAAAATCGGCACATGATATCAAGATAACTTTTGGTCGTATGGCTATGAATGATGAAGAAACTGTTGCTTTAGTTGCTGGTGGTCATACTTTTGGTAAAGCACATGGTGCTGCCGATGCAGAAAAGTATGTAGGACCAGAACCTCATGGAGCTTCAATTGAAGAAATGAGCACAGGATGGAAAAATACGTTTGGTACAGGAGTTTTAGATGATACAATTACTAGTGGATTAGAAGGTGCTTGGACACCACACCCAACTCGTTGGGATGATGAGTATTTTGATGTTTTATTGAATTACGATTGGGAGTTAACTAAAAGTCCAGCAGGTGCTCATCAATGGACACCTACGGCAGATTCGCACGCTCGTATGGCTCCAAAGGCTGGAGACCCAAATGGTAAACAAGCCTTAATGATGTCTACTGCAGATATGGCACTTAAAATGGATCCAACCTATTTAGAAATTTCTAAACGTTTTCATAAAGACCATAAAGCTTTTGAAGAAGCTTTTGCACGTGCATGGTATAAATTAACACATCGTGATATGGGACCAGTAGACCGCTATTTAGGTCCTGAAGTGCCAAAAGAAGAGTTGTTATGGCAAGACCCAGTTCCTAAAGTGAATTATAAGTTAAGCGATTCTGATATTGAGTCACTAAAAAAGATGATTCTTGCTTCTGGACTTAGTATATCTCAATTAGTAACCACAGCTTGGGCTTCTGCATCTACATTTAGAGGTTCAGATAAACGAGGTGGAGCTAACGGTGCTCGCATTAGATTGAAACCACAAAGACATTGGGAAGTTAATAATCCTGCTGAATTGCAAAAAGTACTAAACGTTTACGAAGGCATTCAAAAAGAGTTTAGCGGAACTGTTTCAATAGCAGATTTAATTGTGCTTGGTGGAGTGGCAGCAGTAGAAGAAGCTGCAGGAAACGCAGGTTACAATATTAAAGTTCCATTTTCTCAAGGACGAGGAGACGCATCTCAAGAACAAACAGATTTAGAATCTTTTGGTTATTTAGAGCCATTAGCAGACGGATTTAGAAATTATATGAGATCTGATGTACAAGTTGCTGCTGAAGATTTACTTGTAGACCGTGCTAATTTAATGACACTTTCTATACCAGAAATGACAGCTCTAGTAGGAGGTATGCGTGTACTTGGTGCCAATTATGATGGTTCTGATTATGGTGTGTTTACAAACAAAGTTGGAAGTTTAACTAATGATTTCTTTTCAAATATTCTTGATTTTGCAATTACTTGGAGTGCAACCTCTGAAGATGATAGATTCTTTGAAGGTAAAGATAGAAGAACAGGAGAAGTTAAATTTAAAGGAACTCGTGCTGATCTTATTTTTGGTTCTAATACAGAATTAAGAGCTGTTGCTGAAGTTTATGGTGCAAACGATGGCGAAGAAAAATTTGTTAAAGATTTTGTTGCAGCATGGGCTAAAGTGATGGATTTAGATCGTTTTGATTTAAAATAA
- a CDS encoding ankyrin repeat domain-containing protein produces MTDADVFFEAIRSGDNGKLVNLLSINPNLVDVKDSRGFTPLIFATYFDNEEATKTLLEHNAKVDDKDALGNTALIGVCFKGNVSIANKLIHSGANINAVNNNGTTPLIFATTYGKEDIVKLLLDHGADKSIKDNNGKSAFDYATEKKFSNLVELLNN; encoded by the coding sequence ATGACAGATGCAGATGTTTTTTTTGAAGCCATACGATCTGGCGATAATGGTAAATTGGTTAATTTGTTAAGTATAAATCCTAATCTGGTTGATGTTAAAGACTCACGAGGGTTTACTCCATTAATTTTTGCTACTTATTTTGATAATGAAGAGGCAACCAAAACACTTCTTGAACACAATGCAAAAGTTGATGATAAAGACGCTTTGGGTAACACCGCTTTGATAGGGGTTTGTTTTAAGGGAAATGTTAGTATAGCTAATAAATTAATACATAGCGGAGCTAATATTAATGCTGTAAATAACAATGGAACTACGCCTTTAATATTTGCCACAACTTATGGTAAAGAAGATATTGTTAAGTTGCTTTTAGACCATGGTGCTGATAAATCAATAAAGGATAATAACGGTAAATCAGCTTTTGATTATGCTACAGAAAAGAAGTTTAGTAATCTAGTGGAATTGCTTAATAACTAG
- a CDS encoding co-chaperone YbbN, with translation MIKELDQDNLTDLVSENDTVIVQYSATWCGNCRIMKPKFKKLATENENVTFVMADAEKFPNSRQLATVDNLPTFATFKKGEFVNQVQTNKFDVLKDLINEVTSN, from the coding sequence ATGATAAAAGAATTAGATCAAGATAATTTAACAGATTTAGTATCTGAAAATGATACTGTAATTGTTCAGTATTCTGCAACTTGGTGTGGAAACTGTAGAATTATGAAACCTAAGTTTAAGAAGCTTGCTACCGAAAATGAAAATGTAACATTTGTAATGGCAGATGCAGAAAAATTTCCAAATTCAAGGCAATTAGCAACAGTAGATAATTTACCAACTTTTGCAACATTTAAAAAAGGTGAATTTGTTAATCAAGTACAAACCAATAAGTTTGACGTTTTAAAAGATTTAATTAATGAAGTTACCAGTAATTAA
- a CDS encoding peroxiredoxin has translation MALVGKKFPNLNVNAMNEMGDTFKLNVLEEAVNNNKKVVLFWYPKDFTFVCPTELHAFQAALGEFEKRNTVVIGASCDTAEVHFAWLSTAKDNGGIEGVTYPLLADSNRNLASTLGILDISNETYNEETGVVTVDGDNVTYRATYIIDEEGTIQHESINNMPLGRNVNEYLRIIDALTHVQEKGEVCPANWEEGKEAMQANAKGTAEYLKAHLN, from the coding sequence ATGGCTTTAGTAGGAAAAAAATTTCCAAATTTAAACGTTAATGCAATGAACGAAATGGGTGATACATTTAAACTCAACGTTCTAGAAGAAGCGGTAAATAATAACAAAAAAGTGGTTTTATTTTGGTACCCAAAAGACTTTACTTTTGTATGTCCAACAGAATTACATGCTTTTCAAGCTGCTTTAGGAGAATTTGAAAAAAGAAATACAGTAGTTATTGGAGCTTCATGTGATACTGCCGAAGTACATTTTGCATGGTTAAGTACTGCAAAAGATAATGGAGGAATTGAAGGTGTAACATATCCACTTTTAGCAGATTCAAACAGAAACTTAGCTTCAACATTAGGTATTTTAGATATTTCAAACGAAACTTATAACGAAGAAACTGGTGTTGTTACTGTTGATGGTGATAATGTAACTTACAGAGCTACATACATTATTGATGAAGAAGGTACAATTCAGCATGAAAGCATTAACAATATGCCTTTAGGTAGAAATGTAAATGAATACTTAAGAATTATTGATGCTTTAACTCACGTACAAGAAAAAGGAGAAGTTTGTCCTGCAAACTGGGAAGAAGGTAAAGAAGCTATGCAAGCTAATGCAAAAGGTACTGCAGAGTATTTAAAAGCACACTTAAACTAG